TCTGCCCATCGCCGGCCTCGCGGCGATCTGGGGTTGGACCGACTATAAAGGCCGCCAAGGCAATGATTGGCTGGTGCCGATCGCGGGTTATGACCCGCGCGACCTGCTGCGCGGCCACTATATCGATTTCACCTATGATTGGCCGGGGCTGGAAGATCTGGACGACCGGTACCCTCTCGCGCTCTGTCTAGAAGGGGCATCGCCGGTGCTGGAGCGGGTGACCGCACCTGTGCCGGGGGCGGACTGCCCCTATCCGGTCAAAGCCGACCTAAGCAGCATTTACGGCCAAGGCAGCCTCGAACGCGGCAGATTCTATGTTCCGCAGACGCAAGCGAAGGAAACCGAGCGCAAGCTGTTCGATAATGACCTGCAGGGCTATGTCCGCATCCGCCAGCGCGAGGACGGGCATATCACGCCGTTGGAACTGGTGTTCGAACCGATCACCGATGCCCAACGCGCGCGCCGCGATGCTCCGGTGGAAGAAGCCCCACCGCCACCGCCGGTCCCGATACAGAAAAGCTAGAGCGGGTTGCCGTCGCGGTCGCGGAAGATTTCACGGCGACCGACATGGTTGGCTGGGCCGACCAGCCCTTCGTCTTCCATCCGCTCGATCCATTTGGCGGCGGTGTTGTAGCCGACGCCCATTTGTCGCTGGAGCCAGCTGCCACTGGCCTTTTGCGCTTCGAACACGGACTGGCAGGCTTGGCGGTATTTGCGCTCGGCCGGATCGTCGCTCGCAGTCAGTTCGTCATCATAGCCGAAGCCTCCGCCATCTTCCGGCTCTTCGGTCACTGCATCGACATATTCGGGGCTGCCCTGCGCGCGCCAGTGATCGGCGATGGCTTCCACTTCCTCGTCGCTCACAAACGGTCCGTGGACACGCACGGTGGCGCCGGTGTTGGGCTTGTAGAGCATGTCGCCCTTGCCCAGCAGCTGCTCTGCACCCTGTTCGCCCAGGATAGTGCGGCTGTCGATCCGGCTGGTGACCTTGAAGCTG
This is a stretch of genomic DNA from Parerythrobacter jejuensis. It encodes these proteins:
- a CDS encoding GDYXXLXY domain-containing protein, with the translated sequence MMRSAARIFAFILPIAGLAAIWGWTDYKGRQGNDWLVPIAGYDPRDLLRGHYIDFTYDWPGLEDLDDRYPLALCLEGASPVLERVTAPVPGADCPYPVKADLSSIYGQGSLERGRFYVPQTQAKETERKLFDNDLQGYVRIRQREDGHITPLELVFEPITDAQRARRDAPVEEAPPPPPVPIQKS